Part of the Bacillota bacterium genome is shown below.
ACCTTGAAGCAGCGGACGAAGTCCACAAAGTATCCTTGAGGCCCAATTGCATTGATATCTATGATGACCAGGTCGCCCTGGCGAATTACTTTATCTGTATGCCATCTCCGGTACGGGCTGGTATGCCCCCCTGAAGCTACAATGGCATCATATACGAACTCAAATCCTTCTTCATAAAGGTATTCATTAATCTTGGCGCAGAGATAAGATTCTTTAACGCCTGGTTTGGCCCATTCGTACATAGCCCGCCACATTGCAGCATCTGCATATGCAGAAGAAATCTTCAAACACTCAATTTCATCCGGAGTTTTCACAACACGTGCTTCCGACATTGCCGGCCAGGCGTTGACCAGATTGAGGCCGAGGGCCCGCAGCGCTTCGATTGCAGTCATATCAGAGCTGTCAATTCCGATGCGCTCTTTCTCAACGCCAGCTTCTTTCAGCACGTCATAAATTCCTTGCGCCATCCTGCTTGCCATCCAAGCCTCGGCGCCTTCGGCCCATTTCCAGGTAATGGCGGGCCGGATACGACCTTCTAACCAGGGTGCATCGATTTTTGCATTTTCCAGGTCGGAACCGGCCGTCTCAAAAAGGATTGGCTCACCGCCGCGCGGCAGGACACAGTACCTGATGAAGATGTTGTTCTTCCAGTATCCCTGCCAGACCCCTGTGACATATCTGACGTTTTCGCCTACAAAAAGTACAAGTGCACCCAGGTCGTGTTTTTCCATCATCGCCTTGGCACGGGCCAGCCGGGCCTTTCTCATTCTTTCAAAATTGATTCGCTCCTGCCAATCGGTAGCGGTGATCGGATATACCCTTCGCACTAGGTATTCATGCGGCCTTCCGATGAAGCTCAGGTCCATCTTTCTATCAAGACTCGGAAACTCGCCACACACTGCTTTTTCAGTCCCCTTTCAGCCCAAGATGTCTTATGCTTGCAAAATGTTAAAGCTATGCAAAATTTCCACAAATTCTTCGAATGAAATAAGTTTCTTTGTTTGAATGCTGCGCTCCTTGACTTCCATTAAAATTTCTAAAATCTTATCGTCATCGAGCTTCTCTGCAAGATCAGCCCGCCCCATCTTTTGGAGATACACACGGATCGAATCGAGACCGCTCTTCTTTCCGAGTACGACCCGTGGCTCATTCTGACCAACCACATCCCAGTGGAAGGGAACAACCTCTAAGGGATCTACCTTTTTGCTGTTTTCCCACCAGCTCGTAATGATGCCTGATTCAATGTTGTACAGCCTGGGACCGACCACCGGCTGGTTTCCCCGCATAGGGATGCCCGCTAACCCGTATACCAGCTCGGCAAGGGAACATAATTTAGAATAGTCGATCGGCAGTTCCTGCCCGTACAGCGCCAGGAGCCCTAACACGAGTTCCTCGAGATTGCAGTTTCCGGCTCTTTCTCCGATTCCGCCTACTGTCACGTGCGCAACATCTACCCCTGCAGCCAAAGCGACCAGTGTATTTGCCACTGCCAGTCCAAAATCGTTATGAAAGTGCGCCTCGAGAGGCTTGTCAATTCTACTTTTAACACCGCGAACAAATTCGGCAATCCCGTGGGGGGAACAG
Proteins encoded:
- a CDS encoding aminopeptidase P family protein, giving the protein MDLSFIGRPHEYLVRRVYPITATDWQERINFERMRKARLARAKAMMEKHDLGALVLFVGENVRYVTGVWQGYWKNNIFIRYCVLPRGGEPILFETAGSDLENAKIDAPWLEGRIRPAITWKWAEGAEAWMASRMAQGIYDVLKEAGVEKERIGIDSSDMTAIEALRALGLNLVNAWPAMSEARVVKTPDEIECLKISSAYADAAMWRAMYEWAKPGVKESYLCAKINEYLYEEGFEFVYDAIVASGGHTSPYRRWHTDKVIRQGDLVIIDINAIGPQGYFVDFVRCFKVAGKPTQLEKDLYKECYDSLYAAIEAIKPGVPTSEVAAKFPYYADDEYKTVTLQQFAHSIGLSLYEGMWISRAYSLEYPAEIKQNMCFAVETFAGHPRLEQTVRLEENLVVTDNGVELLTRCPHPEEFFS
- a CDS encoding pyruvate carboxyltransferase, producing MSCVTKSCNKKSYRSGKWFVSDWNFSPEATSSFNFAENIVLHDVTLRDGEQQAGVCFKKDEKIRIADALVEAGIKRIEAGMPAVSRYDAEAITEIVKRHPDAEIFAFARCMKQDVKRAADCGVKGIVVEIPASEHVIKVAYQWPLEKAIDLSIEATAYAKELGLYTVFFPIDGTRSSLDWFLEIVTRVAREGHMDALVLVDTFGVCSPHGIAEFVRGVKSRIDKPLEAHFHNDFGLAVANTLVALAAGVDVAHVTVGGIGERAGNCNLEELVLGLLALYGQELPIDYSKLCSLAELVYGLAGIPMRGNQPVVGPRLYNIESGIITSWWENSKKVDPLEVVPFHWDVVGQNEPRVVLGKKSGLDSIRVYLQKMGRADLAEKLDDDKILEILMEVKERSIQTKKLISFEEFVEILHSFNILQA